A part of Candidatus Palauibacter scopulicola genomic DNA contains:
- a CDS encoding ATP-binding cassette domain-containing protein, whose protein sequence is MIRIIGVHKWLGGRPVLSGVDLDVREGETLAIMGPSGTGKSVLLKHIVGLFDPDAGDILVDGISVPSADRAEMAAVRTRTAYVFQNSALFDSMTVRGNLLMGLPPGFCRGRAAKCEELVRAALDHVNLEPEVLTLLPAELSGGMQRRVAIARAIIGKRRYVLYDEPTTGLDPVNATRINRLIARVSEEVDATSIVVTHDVESAFFLADRIALLADGVVAAEGTPQQLRETDNRAVREFLDAAPARGPA, encoded by the coding sequence GTGATCAGGATCATCGGCGTGCACAAGTGGCTGGGGGGACGTCCGGTCCTGAGCGGCGTCGACCTCGACGTGCGGGAAGGCGAAACCCTCGCCATCATGGGGCCGTCAGGGACGGGTAAGAGCGTCCTCCTCAAACACATCGTCGGCCTCTTCGATCCGGACGCCGGAGACATCCTCGTCGATGGGATCTCGGTACCTTCGGCCGACCGGGCCGAGATGGCCGCCGTTCGCACCAGGACCGCCTACGTGTTCCAGAATTCCGCCCTCTTCGATTCCATGACCGTGCGCGGGAACCTGCTGATGGGCCTCCCACCCGGTTTCTGCCGCGGCCGCGCGGCCAAATGCGAGGAACTGGTCCGGGCGGCGCTCGATCACGTGAACCTCGAGCCGGAAGTGCTGACGCTCCTGCCGGCCGAACTCTCCGGAGGCATGCAGAGGCGGGTCGCCATCGCGCGCGCCATCATCGGCAAGCGCCGCTACGTCCTGTACGACGAGCCCACGACGGGACTCGATCCCGTCAACGCGACCCGCATCAACCGCCTGATCGCGCGCGTGAGCGAGGAAGTCGATGCGACGAGTATCGTCGTGACCCACGACGTGGAGTCCGCCTTCTTCCTCGCCGACCGGATCGCCCTGCTCGCGGACGGGGTCGTCGCGGCGGAGGGTACGCCACAGCAACTGCGCGAGACCGACAACCGGGCGGTGCGCGAGTTTCTCGACGCGGCGCCCGCACGGGGCCCCGCGTGA
- a CDS encoding MlaD family protein, translating to MRDPGLRDHGAEVRVGAFVILTAAVIVAGLFWISGSPFRGPTIRVWGIAENANRIATASPVLLRGVEVGTVDEVALEAERVVLTMTLSTRVQLPADTRGTIQPDGFLGQQLVELTPGTSARALADGDTLSLDRTSDLTSLASTLGDEVGSLIGELETLLGGGLAENVSAGSEAFTLAMRELAGILETERASIGSLLANMDTLSNRLAGMTGSEEVDRTLANLDTLSTRLAAASTDFSAAGRSLAEIARGLEGGEGTLGKLLRDDAVHDELLETLGTLRASGEELALLLRDIRERPDRYLTDLKVSVF from the coding sequence GTGAGGGATCCGGGGCTGCGCGACCACGGCGCCGAGGTCCGGGTCGGCGCCTTCGTCATCCTGACGGCGGCCGTCATCGTCGCGGGGCTGTTCTGGATATCGGGTTCGCCGTTCCGAGGCCCCACCATCCGCGTGTGGGGGATCGCGGAGAACGCGAACCGGATCGCGACCGCGTCGCCCGTCCTGCTGCGCGGGGTGGAGGTCGGCACCGTGGACGAGGTCGCGCTCGAAGCGGAGCGCGTCGTCCTCACGATGACGCTCTCCACGCGCGTCCAACTGCCGGCGGACACGCGGGGCACGATCCAGCCGGATGGGTTCCTGGGCCAGCAACTCGTCGAACTCACGCCGGGGACGAGTGCCCGGGCGCTGGCGGACGGCGATACGCTCTCGCTCGACCGCACATCCGACCTCACATCGCTGGCCTCGACCCTCGGGGACGAGGTGGGCTCCCTGATCGGCGAGCTGGAGACGCTGCTCGGCGGCGGCCTGGCCGAGAATGTCTCCGCCGGGTCGGAGGCGTTCACGCTCGCGATGCGCGAACTCGCCGGGATTCTCGAGACGGAACGGGCGTCGATCGGCAGCCTGCTCGCCAACATGGACACCCTGTCGAACCGGCTCGCGGGGATGACCGGATCCGAGGAAGTCGATCGCACGCTGGCCAACCTCGACACGCTCTCGACGCGGCTCGCCGCCGCCAGCACGGACTTCTCGGCCGCCGGCCGGTCCCTCGCCGAGATCGCGCGGGGGTTGGAAGGCGGCGAGGGAACGCTCGGAAAGCTCCTGCGCGACGATGCGGTCCACGATGAACTGCTGGAGACGCTGGGGACGCTGCGCGCCTCGGGCGAGGAACTCGCCCTCCTCCTGCGGGATATCCGCGAACGGCCGGATCGCTACCTGACGGACCTCAAGGTCTCGGTCTTCTAG
- the guaA gene encoding glutamine-hydrolyzing GMP synthase encodes MSRVLILDFGSQFTQLIARRIREEGVYCEVHPPTRSPAWVRRYDPAAIVLSGGPASVYDEGVPTAHPETLAMGVPILGICYGMQLVADLVGGEVQQAERREYGRAELRVRSTDPLFRGFADGEPTQVWMSHGDSLHALPPGFEVSATTENSIAAIRSEELRIWGVQFHPEVAHTTRGGEMLRNFLFEIAGCEMSWNAANIIDHQLAAVRETVGDGHVICGLSGGVDSSVAAALVQRAVGDRLTCIFVDTGLLRKGERDAVEAVFGERMGMRLEVVDAADLFIDRLAGVEEPEEKRVIIGHAFIDVFEEAAARHGDARFLVQGTLYPDVIESVSVWGPSVKIKSHHNVGGLRPDHPFELIEPLRELFKDEVRAVGRELGLSEEIVGRHPFPGPGLGIRILGDVTREKLATLREVDAIYLEGIRDAGLYDEIWQAFAILLPVQSVGVMGDARTYENVVALRAVTSLDGMTADWFQFPHDVLGRISNRIINEVKGVNRVTYDVSSKPPATIEWE; translated from the coding sequence GTGAGTCGCGTTCTCATCCTCGATTTCGGGTCCCAGTTCACGCAGCTCATCGCGCGGCGCATTCGCGAGGAGGGGGTGTACTGCGAGGTGCATCCGCCGACGCGGAGCCCCGCGTGGGTCCGCCGCTACGATCCGGCGGCCATCGTCCTCTCCGGAGGGCCGGCGAGCGTGTACGACGAAGGCGTCCCCACGGCCCATCCCGAGACCCTTGCCATGGGCGTCCCGATCCTCGGGATCTGTTACGGCATGCAGCTCGTGGCGGATCTCGTCGGGGGCGAGGTGCAGCAGGCCGAGCGGCGGGAGTACGGACGGGCCGAACTCAGGGTCCGGTCGACCGACCCCCTCTTTCGCGGGTTTGCCGACGGCGAGCCCACCCAGGTCTGGATGAGCCACGGCGACTCCCTGCACGCGCTGCCGCCGGGCTTCGAGGTCTCGGCGACCACCGAGAACTCCATCGCCGCGATCCGGTCCGAGGAGCTGCGGATCTGGGGCGTGCAGTTCCACCCCGAAGTCGCCCATACGACCCGCGGCGGAGAGATGCTGCGGAACTTCCTGTTCGAGATCGCCGGCTGCGAGATGAGCTGGAACGCCGCGAACATCATCGATCACCAGCTCGCCGCGGTGCGCGAGACGGTGGGGGACGGACACGTGATCTGCGGACTCTCCGGGGGCGTGGACAGCTCCGTCGCCGCCGCGCTCGTACAGCGGGCGGTGGGAGACCGGCTCACCTGCATCTTCGTCGACACGGGCCTGCTGCGGAAAGGCGAGCGCGATGCCGTGGAGGCGGTGTTCGGCGAACGCATGGGGATGCGGCTCGAGGTCGTCGACGCCGCGGATCTCTTCATCGACCGCCTTGCCGGCGTCGAGGAGCCCGAGGAGAAGCGGGTCATCATCGGCCACGCGTTCATCGACGTGTTCGAGGAGGCGGCGGCCCGGCACGGTGACGCGCGTTTCCTGGTGCAGGGAACGCTCTACCCCGACGTGATCGAATCCGTCTCCGTGTGGGGACCATCGGTGAAGATCAAGTCGCACCACAACGTGGGTGGACTCCGCCCGGATCACCCCTTCGAACTCATCGAGCCCCTTCGTGAACTCTTCAAGGATGAGGTGCGCGCCGTGGGTCGCGAGCTCGGCCTGTCGGAGGAGATCGTGGGGCGCCACCCGTTTCCGGGGCCGGGTCTGGGGATCCGCATCCTGGGCGACGTCACGCGGGAGAAGCTCGCCACGCTGCGGGAAGTGGACGCGATCTACCTGGAGGGCATTCGCGACGCGGGGCTCTACGACGAGATATGGCAGGCGTTCGCCATCCTGCTGCCCGTGCAGTCGGTCGGCGTGATGGGCGATGCGCGCACGTACGAGAACGTCGTCGCGCTGCGCGCCGTGACCTCGCTGGATGGGATGACGGCCGACTGGTTCCAGTTCCCGCACGACGTGCTGGGCCGCATCTCGAACCGCATCATCAACGAGGTGAAGGGGGTGAACCGCGTGACGTACGACGTGTCCTCCAAGCCGCCCGCCACCATCGAGTGGGAGTAG
- the hisS gene encoding histidine--tRNA ligase — protein sequence MSSGEIRGLTGFRDFFPEELALRRHIFSAWRRVGARYGFTEYDGPPLEALELYTRKSGEEIVGQLYEFEDKGGRAVALRPEMTPTFARMIATRAAGLAKPVRWFSIPQLFRYERPQRGRLREHFQLNMDIVGETDPLSDAEIISAGIDALRELGLGAADIVVRISDRRLIGALLDAHGISGEDHVPVFGALDRLEKEGEDGVRGRLAEHGVGMEAATRLLAAIRLPLEELAAAHEGDEAIAEAADRLSTVFAHLGAAGFADFARFDAGLVRGLAYYTGTVFEIWDRRDELRAICGGGRYDDLLKALGGVDLPALGFGMGDVVLTELLRDRDLVPVATRRVDDYIVCVSDAERPLALGIARALRDRGRRVLYDLRPRGVGRQFKAAHQVGAGRAVVLGPREAERGVAVLRDMASGEEREVAIETLTGPPSAEAKGEYVR from the coding sequence GTGAGTTCCGGGGAAATCCGCGGCCTGACCGGTTTTCGAGATTTCTTTCCCGAGGAACTCGCGCTTCGCCGACACATCTTCTCGGCCTGGCGGCGGGTCGGCGCCCGCTACGGATTCACGGAGTACGACGGACCGCCGCTCGAGGCGCTCGAACTCTACACGCGGAAGTCGGGCGAAGAGATCGTAGGCCAGCTGTACGAGTTCGAGGACAAGGGGGGGCGGGCGGTGGCGCTGCGGCCCGAGATGACGCCCACCTTCGCGCGCATGATCGCCACCCGCGCCGCCGGGCTTGCGAAGCCGGTACGCTGGTTCTCGATCCCGCAGCTCTTCCGCTACGAGCGGCCGCAGCGCGGCCGGCTCCGCGAGCACTTCCAGCTCAACATGGACATCGTCGGCGAGACGGATCCGCTCTCCGACGCGGAGATCATCAGCGCCGGGATCGACGCGCTGCGCGAACTCGGCCTGGGGGCCGCGGACATCGTGGTCCGCATCTCCGACCGGCGCCTCATCGGCGCGCTCCTCGACGCGCACGGAATCTCCGGCGAGGACCATGTCCCGGTGTTCGGCGCCCTCGACCGGCTTGAGAAGGAGGGGGAGGACGGGGTCCGCGGGCGGCTCGCGGAGCATGGCGTGGGGATGGAAGCGGCGACGCGCCTGCTGGCGGCCATCCGGCTCCCGCTCGAGGAACTGGCGGCGGCGCACGAGGGGGACGAAGCGATCGCCGAGGCGGCGGACCGGCTGTCGACCGTGTTCGCGCATCTCGGTGCGGCGGGCTTCGCCGACTTCGCCAGGTTCGACGCGGGGCTGGTCCGCGGACTCGCCTACTACACCGGGACCGTGTTCGAGATATGGGACCGCCGCGACGAACTGCGCGCGATCTGCGGGGGCGGCCGCTACGATGATCTGCTGAAGGCGCTGGGAGGCGTGGATCTTCCGGCGCTCGGCTTCGGCATGGGGGATGTGGTCCTCACGGAACTGCTCAGGGACCGGGACCTCGTGCCCGTCGCGACCCGTCGCGTGGACGACTACATCGTATGCGTTTCCGACGCGGAGCGTCCGCTGGCGCTCGGCATCGCCCGCGCGCTGCGCGACCGGGGACGGCGGGTGCTCTACGACCTCCGCCCGCGCGGAGTCGGACGCCAGTTCAAGGCCGCCCACCAGGTGGGCGCCGGTCGCGCCGTCGTGCTGGGGCCGCGGGAAGCGGAGCGGGGCGTCGCGGTACTCCGCGACATGGCCTCCGGCGAGGAACGGGAGGTCGCGATCGAGACCCTGACCGGGCCGCCCTCCGCCGAAGCGAAAGGGGAGTATGTGAGGTGA
- a CDS encoding Nif3-like dinuclear metal center hexameric protein gives MPGSRGASGGGAGGRAGCREVAAWADDLLRVAEIEDYPSALNGLQVDGRRPVARIGAATDACLATIDLAAEAGCELLMVHHGLFWGGLRPFVGPAYERFRRLFESGMGLYSAHLPLDAHPRIGNNVLLAAELRVADVEPFGSFKGNDGIGVIGAVEASRSELAARAETVCGHTPIVIAGGPERVSRLAIVTGGAGSLIESAAVAGADTFLTGEGNHHTYHEAMELGINVIYAGHYGTETLGVRALAKRAAEHFGAEHTFFDVPTGL, from the coding sequence GTGCCTGGATCTCGCGGCGCGAGCGGCGGTGGGGCGGGGGGGCGCGCCGGGTGCCGCGAGGTCGCGGCCTGGGCGGACGACCTTCTGCGCGTCGCCGAGATCGAGGACTACCCATCCGCCCTCAACGGTCTGCAGGTGGATGGACGCCGCCCCGTGGCGCGCATCGGCGCCGCCACCGACGCCTGCCTGGCCACGATCGACCTCGCCGCCGAGGCCGGATGCGAGCTTCTGATGGTCCACCACGGGCTGTTCTGGGGCGGCTTGCGCCCCTTCGTCGGCCCCGCGTACGAGCGCTTCCGCCGGCTCTTCGAGAGCGGGATGGGGCTGTACTCGGCGCACCTTCCGCTCGACGCGCACCCGCGGATCGGCAACAACGTCCTCCTCGCCGCCGAACTCCGCGTCGCGGATGTCGAACCGTTCGGCTCCTTCAAGGGGAATGACGGGATCGGCGTCATCGGCGCGGTCGAGGCGTCCCGGAGCGAACTCGCGGCCCGGGCCGAAACCGTGTGCGGGCACACCCCCATCGTGATTGCCGGGGGCCCGGAACGCGTGTCGCGGCTCGCCATCGTCACGGGCGGCGCGGGCTCGTTGATCGAGTCCGCCGCCGTGGCGGGCGCCGACACCTTCCTCACGGGCGAGGGGAACCACCACACGTACCACGAGGCGATGGAACTCGGCATCAACGTGATCTACGCCGGCCACTACGGGACGGAGACGCTGGGTGTCCGGGCCCTGGCGAAGCGCGCGGCGGAGCACTTCGGGGCGGAGCACACCTTCTTCGACGTCCCCACCGGCCTCTAG
- a CDS encoding ABC transporter permease, which translates to MKAPNLLAAPGRSARAAALHAGRAGILGIATLRALAYPRRYALATVQHAKFIGLDSLPLVLLMGALSGAVMAQQTMYQLSQGLPREIVAGGVVGGMLTELGPVLTAVVLAGRVGAAIGAELGTMKVTNQIDALLTMGRDPVVELVVPRVVAGTIILIPLVMLANAMGIFSGYVTSVGILGLSTAEYVDGAKGYYHHGALIFSLVKAVAYGFAITFISSHVGLRASGGAAGVGRTATRAVVAIIVSIMVLDTVLGPVYKTLT; encoded by the coding sequence TTGAAGGCGCCGAATCTCCTCGCCGCTCCGGGCCGTTCCGCCCGTGCCGCGGCGCTCCACGCGGGAAGGGCGGGCATACTCGGCATCGCGACGCTCCGCGCGCTCGCCTATCCGCGCCGGTACGCGCTGGCGACGGTGCAGCACGCGAAGTTCATCGGGCTCGACAGCCTCCCGCTTGTACTGCTCATGGGCGCCCTCTCGGGCGCGGTCATGGCCCAGCAGACGATGTACCAGCTCTCCCAGGGACTGCCGAGGGAGATCGTCGCGGGCGGCGTCGTGGGCGGCATGCTGACGGAACTCGGACCCGTACTGACCGCGGTCGTCCTCGCGGGGCGCGTCGGAGCGGCCATCGGGGCCGAACTCGGCACGATGAAGGTGACGAACCAGATCGACGCGCTTCTGACGATGGGCCGGGACCCCGTGGTGGAACTCGTGGTCCCGCGCGTCGTGGCGGGGACCATCATTCTGATCCCGCTCGTCATGCTCGCCAACGCGATGGGGATCTTCAGCGGCTACGTGACATCGGTCGGCATCCTCGGGTTGAGCACGGCCGAGTACGTGGATGGGGCCAAGGGGTACTATCACCATGGCGCGCTGATCTTCTCCCTCGTGAAAGCGGTCGCGTACGGCTTCGCCATCACCTTCATCTCGAGCCACGTGGGGCTTCGGGCGAGCGGCGGAGCGGCGGGCGTCGGCCGGACGGCGACGAGGGCGGTCGTCGCGATCATCGTCTCGATCATGGTCCTCGACACGGTACTCGGGCCGGTGTACAAGACGCTCACGTGA